Proteins encoded by one window of Lasioglossum baleicum chromosome 4, iyLasBale1, whole genome shotgun sequence:
- the LOC143207710 gene encoding acyl-CoA Delta-9 desaturase yields the protein MYCSTVTQYEEKKKVDPSGTDVDVEPFPVAREQTRVSQPIIWQNAIAIMILHFLAFYSLATRYRDACLWTWVWAIAYGNTAGYGVTAGMHRLWAHRCYSAKTPLRVFLALLYCMMGQTHFYKWIRDHRTHHKFSETPADPHDATRGFFFSHMGWLMMKRHPAVKEYGSKIDMSDIAADPVIKFFDRHFEVIMLSMTFILPTIVPVLFWNETWYISSHAVLIRYVTSLHATFSVNSFAHMWGNRPYNRKVKPTENAVVSFFAHGEGWHNYHHSFPWDYKASELGSYTLNSTTAFIELMAYFGLAYDLKTCKGDLVERTSKKKGDGTDSLWGHPRHKSHQ from the exons ATGTACTGCTCAACAGTAACTCAGTACGAGGAGAAGAAAAAAGTCGATCCGAGCGGAACGGACGTGGACGTGGAACCATTTCCGGTGGCAAGAGAACAAACCCGAGTTAGTCAGCCGATAATATGGCAGAATGCGATTGCTATCATGATCCTTCATTTCCTGGCCTTTTACAGTCTCGCGACCCGCTATCGGGATGCCTGTCTTTGGACCTGGGTCTGGG CCATCGCGTATGGAAACACCGCTGGCTACGGAGTAACGGCGGGGATGCATCGATTGTGGGCGCACAGATGTTACTCGGCCAAGACACCTCTGCGAGTATTTTTGGCGCTGCTGTATTGCATGATGGGACAG ACGCACTTCTACAAATGGATAAGGGATCATAGAACCCATCACAAGTTCTCGGAAACGCCCGCGGACCCGCACGACGCGACCCGAGGCTTCTTCTTCTCACACATGGGCTGGCTAATGATGAAGCGACATCCGGCTGTCAAGGAGTACGGCAGCAAAATCGATATGAGCGACATCGCGGCCGATCCTGTAATAAAATTCTTCGACCG CCACTTCGAGGTCATTATGCTGTCGATGACTTTCATTTTGCCGACGATCGTGCCGGTGCTCTTCTGGAACGAGACGTGGTACATAAGCTCGCACGCGGTCCTGATTCGCTACGTGACGTCGCTGCACGCCACTTTCTCCGTGAACAGTTTCGCTCACATGTGGGGCAACCGACCATACAACAG AAAGGTCAAGCCCACGGAGAACGCGGTTGTCTCTTTCTTCGCGCACGGCGAGGGTTGGCACAATTACCATCACTCGTTCCCATGGGACTACAAGGCGTCGGAATTAGGCTCGTACACTCTGAACAGCACCACCGCGTTCATCGAGCTGATGGCGTACTTTGGACTGGCGTATGACTTGAAAACTTGCAAGGGCGACCTGGTCGAAAGGACCTCCAAGAAAAAAGGGGATGGCACTGACAGTCTTTGGGGCCATCCGAGGCATAAATCTCATCAATGA